In the Lascolabacillus massiliensis genome, one interval contains:
- a CDS encoding 3-keto-disaccharide hydrolase codes for MKKNILMLIAVFMILASCKQQGPEWKDLFNGKNLDGWVKLNGTAEYRVEDDMIVGVSEMNTPNTFLATTETYGDFILEFDFKVDDGLNSGVQFRSLSLPEYNNGRVHGYQFEIDPSDRSWTGGVYDEARRGWIYPMNYNPEGENAFKKGEWNSARIEAIGNSIRTWVNGVECANLLDNTTTEGFIALQVHSINNEELAGKTVSWKNIRILTDNLEQYKTPVNSKVKQLNQIANTISELEASEGWELLWDGKTTNGWRGAKLDEFPEKGWVIEDGILKVLKGDGGESTNGGDIVTTKPYKNFMLKVDFRITEGANSGIKYFVDTNLNKGEGSAIGCEFQILDDRNHPDAKLGINGNRTLGSLYDLIAAPEDKPFRSGFFNTAMVVVQGNHVEHWLNGVKIVEYERNTEEWNALVQTSKYKDWPNFGNAEEGLLLLQDHGDEVWFQNIKIKVLE; via the coding sequence ATGAAGAAAAACATTTTAATGTTAATTGCTGTATTTATGATATTAGCTTCATGCAAGCAGCAAGGCCCGGAATGGAAAGATCTTTTTAATGGTAAGAATCTTGATGGATGGGTGAAATTGAATGGTACCGCAGAATACAGGGTTGAGGATGATATGATTGTAGGTGTTTCCGAGATGAATACACCTAACACATTTTTAGCTACAACTGAGACCTACGGTGATTTTATTCTTGAGTTTGATTTCAAGGTTGATGATGGTTTAAATTCAGGTGTACAGTTCAGAAGCTTAAGTTTACCTGAATACAATAATGGACGTGTGCATGGATATCAGTTTGAGATAGATCCATCAGATCGCTCCTGGACAGGTGGAGTTTATGATGAGGCACGGCGTGGTTGGATTTATCCTATGAACTACAATCCTGAAGGTGAGAATGCATTTAAAAAAGGAGAGTGGAACAGTGCCCGCATTGAAGCTATTGGTAATTCAATACGTACATGGGTTAATGGTGTTGAATGCGCTAATTTGCTTGATAATACAACTACAGAAGGGTTTATTGCATTGCAGGTGCACTCTATCAATAATGAAGAGTTGGCCGGCAAAACTGTATCCTGGAAAAATATTAGAATTCTCACTGACAACCTGGAGCAATATAAAACGCCTGTGAATAGTAAAGTGAAGCAACTTAATCAGATTGCCAATACAATTTCTGAGCTTGAAGCATCAGAAGGTTGGGAGCTGCTTTGGGATGGTAAAACAACCAACGGATGGCGTGGAGCTAAACTTGATGAGTTCCCAGAGAAAGGCTGGGTAATAGAAGATGGAATCCTTAAGGTTCTTAAAGGAGACGGTGGTGAGTCAACAAATGGGGGTGATATAGTAACAACAAAGCCTTATAAAAATTTTATGTTGAAAGTTGATTTCAGAATCACTGAAGGTGCTAATAGTGGAATAAAATATTTTGTTGATACAAATTTAAATAAGGGAGAAGGTTCAGCTATTGGATGTGAGTTTCAGATACTTGATGACAGGAATCATCCAGATGCAAAATTAGGGATAAATGGTAACAGAACTTTAGGTTCACTTTATGATCTTATTGCTGCCCCCGAAGATAAACCGTTTAGAAGTGGATTTTTTAATACAGCTATGGTGGTTGTGCAGGGAAACCATGTTGAACACTGGCTAAATGGTGTAAAGATAGTTGAGTATGAGAGGAATACTGAAGAGTGGAATGCACTCGTACAAACAAGCAAATATAAGGATTGGCCTAATTTTGGCAACGCTGAAGAAGGTCTGTTGCTTCTTCAGGATCATGGAGATGAGGTATGGTTTCAAAATATAAAGATTAAAGTACTTGAGTAA
- the trhO gene encoding oxygen-dependent tRNA uridine(34) hydroxylase TrhO, with the protein MQVLHNRFSNKELKRRMLEEKEPRVTISFYKYFHLDDPQQFRDELYIKFYEIDVFGRVYIATEGINGQISVPENKKDRFKEILYNCHPELNGIRLNEALDNDGKSFWVLRMKVRNKIVADGIEDQTFDSSKTGKYLTAKEFNKLSEQDDTIVVDMRNSYEYEVGHFSNAVEIPSRTFREQLPKAVELLQNHKDKNIIMYCTGGIRCEKASAYMLHNGFKNVYHVEGGIIEYVKKAREENLPLKFIGKNFVFDERLGERVTDDVISKCHQCGEPSDRHTNCANQKCHDLIIQCERCAEEFKGCCSHDCVQHLVP; encoded by the coding sequence ATGCAAGTTCTACATAACCGGTTCTCTAATAAAGAACTAAAAAGACGTATGTTGGAAGAGAAAGAGCCAAGAGTAACTATCTCTTTTTATAAATATTTTCATCTCGATGATCCTCAGCAATTCAGGGATGAACTTTACATTAAATTTTACGAAATTGATGTTTTTGGACGAGTTTACATCGCAACAGAAGGAATAAACGGACAGATTTCTGTACCTGAAAATAAAAAAGACAGGTTTAAAGAAATTCTTTATAATTGTCATCCTGAGCTAAATGGGATAAGACTTAATGAAGCCCTTGATAATGATGGGAAATCGTTTTGGGTTTTACGTATGAAAGTGCGTAATAAGATTGTTGCAGATGGAATTGAGGACCAGACTTTTGATTCATCCAAAACAGGAAAGTATTTAACAGCAAAGGAATTCAATAAATTAAGTGAACAGGATGATACCATAGTAGTTGATATGCGTAACAGCTATGAATATGAGGTTGGACACTTTAGCAATGCTGTGGAGATACCTTCAAGAACATTCCGTGAACAATTGCCTAAGGCAGTTGAGTTGTTGCAAAATCACAAAGATAAAAACATCATAATGTATTGCACAGGAGGTATAAGGTGCGAAAAAGCCAGTGCATACATGCTGCATAACGGATTTAAAAACGTATATCATGTAGAAGGCGGAATAATTGAGTATGTAAAGAAGGCTCGTGAGGAGAATCTTCCCCTTAAATTTATAGGCAAAAACTTCGTCTTTGATGAACGTTTGGGAGAAAGGGTTACTGATGATGTAATTTCTAAGTGTCATCAATGTGGAGAACCAAGTGACAGGCATACAAATTGTGCCAATCAGAAGTGTCATGACCTCATTATTCAATGCGAAAGATGTGCTGAAGAGTTTAAAGGATGCTGTTCACACGATTGTGTGCAGCATTTAGTTCCTTAA